One Natator depressus isolate rNatDep1 chromosome 6, rNatDep2.hap1, whole genome shotgun sequence DNA window includes the following coding sequences:
- the LOC141989974 gene encoding serum amyloid A-5 protein-like, with translation MKFYNCMLLLSLVLCVSAQNWFSDAGSFIRDAYRGAEDMWRAYSDMREANYKNSDKYFHARGNYDAAQRGPGGKWAAEVISDAREGWQGGISGRGAEDTRQDQEANAWGRSGGDPNRYRPEGLPSKY, from the exons ATGAAGTTCTACAACTGCATGTTGTTGTTGTCCCTGGTACTGTGTGTCAGTGCCCAGAACTGGTTCAGTGATGCTGGATCATTCATAAGGGATGCTTATCGAG gcGCTGAGGATATGTGGCGTGCATACAGCGACATGAGGGAGGCGAATTATAAAAATTCAGATAAATATTTCCATGCTCGTGGGAATTATGATGCTGCCCAAAGAGGGCCTGGCGGTAAATGGGCAGCGGAAGTTATTAG TGATGCCAGGGAAGGTTGGCAGGGTGGCATTAGTGGCAGAGGAGCCGAAGACACACGTCAAGACCAGGAGGCAAATGCATGGGGCAGAAGTGGAGGAGACCCAAACCGCTACAGACCAGAGGGCCTTCCCTCGAAATACTAA
- the LOC141988363 gene encoding interferon kappa-like, with protein MISRWLLQCCLMLLFSSEISCLGCNGIYVLQARMTSESLERLEKMGGNFPFQCLKERTAFKPRAILKIRLSLQKNAKGAIQQILQELFHIFNNNLIQAVWNGTSIQEFQNGLLQQIEKLGMCLSAEKGKEITYPGNENLLLTSLKLKRYFQTIDDFLKEKQYSPCAKASDSMAPHLT; from the coding sequence ATGATCAGCAGGTGGCTGCTGCAATGTTGCCTCATGCTGCTCTTCTCCAGTGAAATCTCATGTCTGGGCTGTAATGGGATTTATGTTCTACAAGCCAGAATGACCAGCGAGAGTCTAGAGCGTCTGGAGAAAATGGGTGGAAACTTTCCTTTCCAGTGTCTAAAGGAAAGGACAGCTTTCAAGCCCAGAGCTATCCTCAAGATCCGACTGTCCCTACAAAAGAATGCCAAGGGAGCCATCCAACAGATCCTCCAAGAGCTCTTCCATATCTTTAACAACAATCTCATCCAAGCTGTCTGGAATGGGACTTCCATACAGGAATTCCAAAATGGTCTTCTCCAGCAGATTGAGAAGCTGGGGATGTGTTTGAGTgctgagaagggaaaggagataACCTACCCAGGAAATGAGAACCTCCTGCTCACTAGCCTGAAACTGAAGAGATACTTCCAGACAATAGACgatttcctgaaagaaaagcaatacagcCCGTGTGCAAAAGCATCTGACTCCATGGCACCTCATCTCACCTGA